In a genomic window of Rhododendron vialii isolate Sample 1 chromosome 12a, ASM3025357v1:
- the LOC131311654 gene encoding F-box/kelch-repeat protein At3g23880-like produces the protein MGSSSSSQSTNQMEEDLLPNIPPKITGTEEDSQQILLPNLPLEIIVEEILSRLPVKSLLRSRCVCKSWRSLISDPNFARIHLRRASSSNISNDCTHHRLLISHGVRSHSLYSAFHEHSDAAVRLDYPGCDPRGLGDGVRILGSCDGLVCIETARTLFLWNPSTRKSKRLPSVRLPPDHLAAYGFGYDASIDDYKVVGFLSNVHIDIGFHFEVEVYTMRTMRTDSWRRIGDFPHGHHPYRTYRHCSGVFVNGALHWDWRRKTNGIIVSLDLATETYGEVLKPEYRVGLSHEIMCAVNGCLCVIHDYRTCADVWVMKEYGVRESWTKLAAVPYMASASNLKSTTLVCVLRNGEVLLHMLNRKHLVRYNPKDGTISYPPIFFNLEYSGVHSYIESLVSVDMDADHGVPWQHQY, from the coding sequence ATGGGTTCATCATCATCGTCCCAATCCACCAATCAGATGGAAGAAGATTTGCTGCCGAACATCCCGCCCAAAATCACCGGCACGGAAGAAGATTCTCAGCAAATACTACTGCCGAACCTGCCGCTAGAAATCATTGTCGAAGAAATACTGTCCAGGCTTCCCGTCAAGTCGCTGTTGCGATCGAGGTGCGTTTGCAAGTCTTGGCGCTCTTTGATTTCTGATCCCAATTTCGCGAGAATCCATCTCCGTCGAGCATCATCCAGCAACATTAGTAATGATTGCACCCACCATAGACTCTTAATAAGTCACGGTGTTAGATCACATTCTCTTTACTCTGCTTTCCATGAACATTCTGATGCTGCTGTTAGACTTGATTACCCAGGGTGTGACCCCCGTGGTCTTGGGGATGGAGTAAGGATTTTAGGTTCATGTGATGGGTTGGTGTGCATCGAAACTGCAAGAACTTTGTTTCTGTGGAACCCGTCAACGAGGAAATCCAAGAGATTGCCTAGTGTTCGTCTGCCGCCAGATCATTTAGCAGCTTATGGGTTTGGTTATGATGCCTCTATTGATGATTACAAAGTGGTGGGATTCCTTTCTAATGTGCACATCGATATTGGTTTTCATTTTGAAGTGGAGGTGTATACAATGAGGACAATGAGGACCGATTCGTGGAGAAGGATTGGAGACTTTCCTCATGGTCATCATCCTTACAGAACTTATCGACATTGTTCAGGGGTATTTGTCAACGGGGCCCTCCATTGGGATTGGCGTAGGAAGACCAATGGGATTATTGTTTCTCTTGATTTGGCGACGGAGACCTATGGAGAGGTTCTGAAACCTGAGTATCGAGTTGGTCTTTCGCATGAAATAATGTGTGCTGTCAATGGATGCCTGTGTGTGATCCATGACTACCGCACTTGTGCTGATGTATGGGTGATGAAGGAATATGGTGTTAGAGAGTCTTGGACCAAGTTGGCTGCGGTACCTTACATGGCAAGTGCATCGAATTTAAAATCTACCACACTTGTTTGCGTTTTGAGGAATGGTGAAGTTTTACTGCATATGCTTAACCGTAAGCATTTAGTTCGCTACAATCCAAAAGATGGCACGATTAGCTATCCTCCgatttttttcaatttagaGTATTCTGGCGTGCATTCGTACATTGAGAGCCTGGTCTCGGTTGACATGGATGCTGACCATGGGGTTCCGTGGCAACACCAATACTAA
- the LOC131311650 gene encoding beta-arabinofuranosyltransferase RAY1 has protein sequence MKPSSPLSHFPSHKKAFQMGLWSIWLSGILLIALSFYATQKLPSSIKDQIKNTQMIFPRGRSNSGTPTITIFTAPSPPLSGSVGARQVQAIRSWIGLSPNITVVLFTQDPSVISFAGQFGSRVSAEPDIDFTFLGTPYFHSMVARSLASLSDVSVIIDPETILLPDFISALNYAHKLDHDWLLVSSSRHVSYFPFHLDKDGKHWLGEDGKQIKTRKLQGFLDKAWKWKHCEERMLLAWNNGDLPLHSGVLPPFLFGKGLHNSWVINEALSSKYRFVFDASLAISNFYLNPLDQGSYQSFGVSNVTNSGNRSWESVGNLQLGSLYGALYFHEANYSNMVKFCMNNGQYVFVNSAEATAYPFGNQRSLTLMKEKILGSRKGKKVADCVNGFKSLHGTRDCYVKDQLKPSNSLSLPYSLEMLLSGLSDKNRTVVLAIAGYNYKDMLMSWVCRLKSLLISNFLVCALDPEIYEFAILQGLPVFKDSLAPTNISFNDCHFGTQCFQRVTKVKSRLVLQILKLGYNVLLSDVDVYWFKNPLPFLYSFGPSVLVAQSDEYNQTGPINVPRRLNSGFYFARNDGSTVAALEKVVKHAATSNLSEQPSFYDTLCGEGGSNRVGDDRCFEPETNLTVHFLDRDLFPNGAYQGLWEGTNPKAICKKKGCFILHNNWISGRRKKLERQVLSGLWEYDVNSRMCVQSWQKAKVTSYF, from the exons ATGAAaccctcttctcctctctcccaCTTCCCCTCCCACAAGAAG GCATTTCAAATGGGTTTGTGGTCAATTTGGTTATCTGGGATTCTCTTGATTGCTCTCTCTTTCTATGCTACTCAGAAGCTTCCTTCCTCAATTAAAGACCAGATCAAGAATACCCAGATGATTTTCCCCCGTGGTCGAAGCAATTCGGGCACTCCAACAATTACTATATTCACGGCGCCTAGCCCCCCTCTCAGTGGTTCAGTTGGGGCAAGGCAGGTTCAAGCCATTCGATCTTGGATTGGTTTGTCCCCAAATATCACTGTTGTTCTGTTCACCCAAGACCCTTCTGTTATTTCTTTTGCAGGTCAATTTGGTTCTAGGGTTTCAGCTGAACCTGATATCGATTTCAC GTTCCTCGGCACACCGTACTTTCACTCAATGGTTGCAAGATCACTGGCATCGCTATCGGATGTATCTGTCATTATTGATCCTGAAACCATTCTCTTGCCTGACTTCATCTCAGCTCTAAATTATGCTCACAAACTCGACCATGATTGGCTCCTTGTTTCTTCCTCAAGACATGTCTCCTACTTCCCTTTTCACTTAGATAAAGATGGGAAACATTGGCTGGGAGAGGATGGCAAACAGATTAAAACCAGAAAG TTGCAGGGGTTTCTTGATAAGGCTTGGAAGTGGAAGCATTGTGAAGAGAGGATGCTTCTGGCTTGGAACAATGGAGACCTTCCTTTACATAGTGGAGTGCTTCCTCCTTTCTTGTTTGGAAAAGGGCTTCACAACAGCTGGGTTATTAACGAGGCCTTATCATCTAAATATAGATTTGTATTTGATGCAAGTTTGGCCATCTCAAATTTCTATCTAAACCCTCTTGATCAAGGGTCTTATCAATCGTTTGGAGTTTCCAATGTTACGAATAGTGGAAACAGAAGCTGGGAGAGTGTAGGAAATTTGCAACTTGGGTCTCTGTATGGAGCATTATATTTCCATGAAGCTAACTACTCTAACATGGTTAAATTTTGCATGAACAATGGGCAATATGTTTTCGTGAATTCCGCAGAAGCTACTGCTTACCCATTTGGAAACCAGAGGTCTTTGACCTTAATGAAGGAAAAGATCTTGGGATCCAGGAAAGGGAAGAAAGTTGCAGATTGTGTTAATGGTTTCAAATCACTACATGGTACCAGGGACTGCTATGTGAAGGACCAATTGAAGCCCTCAAATTCACTATCTCTTCCTTACTCTTTAGAAATGCTACTTTCTGGGCTTTCAGACAAGAATAGAACAGTTGTTCTAGCAATTGCCGGATATAATTACAAGGATATGCTAATGAGTTGGGTCTGCAGATTAAAAAGTCTCCTCATCTCAAATTTTCTGGTTTGTGCTCTTGATCCTGAAATATACGAGTTTGCTATTTTACAG GGCCTACCTGTTTTCAAGGATTCACTTGCTCCAACCAACATCAGCTTTAATGACTGCCACTTTGGAACGCAATGCTTTCAAAGGGTGACCAAAGTGAAGTCTAGATTGGTTCTGCAGATACTGAAGCTGGGTTACAATGTGCTTCTGAGTGACGTTGATGTCTATTGGTTTAAAAATCCATTGCCCTTTCTTTACTCTTTCGGGCCTTCGGTACTAGTGGCACAATCTGATGAATACAACCAAACAG GACCCATAAACGTACCTCGACGCTTAAATTCTGGGTTCTACTTCGCTCGTAATGATGGCTCAACAGTCGCTGCACTGGAGAAGGTAGTGAAGCATGCAGCGACGTCCAATCTCTCAGAGCAGCCAAGTTTCTATGACACATTATGTGGGGAAGGTGGATCCAATCGTGTGGGCGATGACAGGTGCTTTGAACCTGAAACCAATCTGACTGTCCATTTTTTGGACAGAGACCTTTTTCCAAATGGTGCATACCAAGGTCTCTGGGAGGGAACAAATCCAAAAGCGATTTGCAAGAAGAAGGGCTGTTTCATTCTCCACAACAACTGGATCAGTGGTAGGAGGAAGAAGTTGGAGCGCCAGGTTTTGTCAGGCCTTTGGGAATATGATGTTAACTCAAGGATGTGTGTGCAAAGTTGGCAAAAGGCTAAAGTCACTAGTTATTTCTGA
- the LOC131311651 gene encoding altered inheritance of mitochondria protein 32-like yields the protein MNSSDSQSINGGSTNASTADFNYGFRRPEMYKTPLAGTVDAYDRHVFLCYRNPENWPHSVEDPESDPLPRLLAAALKSNNNSIHGKIRLTMCEGSDGGESSNGDILIFPDMIKYRGLTHLDVDAFVDDVFVKGSQWASGTVEMEMLNGSYVFVCCHKNRDRRCGHCGPVLVERFKEEMLLRATKHQVFVSPCSHIGGHQYAGNLIIFGPRLEGKCEGHWYGYVTPNDVPVLLDEHIEKGKIMERLWRGQMGSDASKKLGEPKLQETSAGISDKGSSGSKAGAVCCSDADGVCCLERNEAIGETNLREGTGTKRLGRL from the exons ATGAATTCCTCCGATTCCCAAAGCATTAATGGCGGCTCAACAAATGCATCCACCGCCGACTTCAATTACGGTTTCCGGCGGCCGGAAATGTACAAGACCCCTCTCGCCGGAACCGTCGACGCCTACGACCGCCACGTGTTTCTCTGTTACAGAAATCCCGAGAACTGGCCGCACAGTGTCGAAGATCCTGAGTCTGATCCTCTTCCGAGGCTCTTAGCCGCCGCTCTCAAGTCCAACAACAACAGCATTCACGGAAAG ATTCGATTGACGATGTGTGAGGGAAGCGATGGTGGAGAGTCTTCGAACGGGGACATCTTAATTTTCCCAGATATGATCAAATATAG GGGTTTGACACATCTTGATGTGGATGCTTTCGTAGACGATGTTTTTGTGAAGGGTTCCCAATGGGCGTCAGGAACGGTAGAAATGGAAATGCTGAATGGTTCATATGTATTTGTGTGTTGCCATAAGAATCGAGACCGGAGATGTGGCCATTGTGGCCCTGTTCTTGTAGAGAGGTTTAAAGAAGAGATGCTACTCCGAGCCACGAAACATCAAGTGTTTGTTAGTCCTTGCTCTCACATTGGTGGGCACCAGTATGCTGGAAACTTGATAATTTTCGGCCCACGTCTTGAGGGAAAATGTGAAGGTCATTG GTATGGCTATGTAACTCCCAATGATGTCCCTGTTTTGCTTGATGAGCATATCGAGAAGGGAAAGATTATGGAACGACTTTGGAG GGGCCAAATGGGTAGTGATGCAAGTAAGAAACTGGGAGAACCAAAGCTTCAAGAAACTAGTGCTGGGATCAGCGACAAGGGAAGCAGTGGATCAAAAGCTGGAGCAGTCTGTTGCTCTGATGCTGATGGGGTTTGTTGCCTTGAAAGGAACGAAGCCATTGGAGAAACGAATTTGAGAGAAGGCACTGGAACTAAGAGGCTTGGAAGACTATAA
- the LOC131311652 gene encoding uncharacterized protein LOC131311652 encodes MGVVGSFRCRLCLCTDVAVRPSPGIRDEFGASIWAASFTASLSRLPLCSVSVCWLSAPPSINDRCIASPHGFSTPSTASPSGVYYLQTAQGEKVICAIPIPGEGNHMTHRPFDTFLEEYHGVSPSTCTLEWNFKFQLAAWLDGIVYYSFLQYSEEGVGSCWLLAHASPVNVVQ; translated from the exons ATGGGGGTAGTTGGGTCATTTCGTTGCCGCCTGTGCCTGTGTACAGATGTCGCTGTTCGGCCGTCCCCCGGGATTCGTGATGAATTCGGTGCGTCCATTTGGGCTGCTTCTTTTACAGCGTCTCTCTCTCGCCTCCCTCTCTGTTCTGTCTCTGTTTGCTGgctctctgctcctccttcgaTCAACGACCGCTGCATCGCATCGCCACACGGATTCTCTACTCCATCAACGGCATCACCATCGG GTGTGTATTATTTGCAAACTGCTCAGGGAGAAAAGGTGATTTGTGCTATTCCCATTCCTGGTGAGGGAAATCACATGACGCATAGGCCCTTCGATACTTTTCTTGAGGAATACCATGGTGTGTCGCCCTCAACCTGCACTTTGGAATGGAATTTTAAGTTCCAATTAGCTGCATGGCTGGATGGCATTGTGTACTATTCCTTCTTGCAGTATAGCGAAGAAG GTGTAGGCAGCTGCTGGCTTTTGGCGCATGCCAGTCCTGTTAATGTTGTGCAG TGA
- the LOC131311649 gene encoding uncharacterized protein LOC131311649 codes for MVGPSLNTHNLSLKPNAAAVKFLCSYGGKILPRYPDGMLRYHGGQTRVLAVDRSISFSELMVKLVEMCGTSVSLRCQLPSEDLDALVSITSDEDLANLIEEYDRAASPKIRAFLSPLRSVKKISPPPSTTTAASPKSSSIYSIGSPSKLSNQCVHQIAKPIASPYRCPSYPYPQCYDKLATGKVPQYYQGNPTRPVYLVHNGNHWQ; via the exons atggtcGGACCTTCTCTAAATACCCACAACCTCTCCCTCAAACCCAACGCCGCCGCCGTCAAGTTCCTCTGCAGCTACGGCGGCAAAATCCTCCCCCGCTACCCCGACGGCATGCTCCGCTACCACGGAGGCCAGACCCGCGTCCTCGCCGTCGACCGCTCCATCTCCTTCTCCG AGCTAATGGTGAAACTGGTGGAGATGTGCGGTACCTCGGTGAGTCTGAGGTGTCAGTTACCATCGGAAGACCTGGACGCGTTGGTCTCGATCACCTCAGACGAAGATCTAGCCAATCTCATCGAGGAGTACGACCGAGCCGCGTCTCCCAAAATCAGGGCGTTCCTCTCTCCTCTGAGATCCGTCAAAAAGATTTCTCCTCCCCCTTCCACCACCACAGCGGCGTCGCCGAAATCTTCTTCGATCTACTCCATTGGCTCGCCTTCTAAGCTTTCAAACCAGTGCGTCCACCAGATAGCCAAGCCCATAGCATCTCCGTACCGGTGTCCGTCGTATCCGTACCCCCAGTGTTACGATAAACTTGCCACCGGAAAGGTTCCTCAGTACTATCAGGGAAACCCTACTAGGCCTGTCTACCTTGTTCACAACGGCAACCACTGGCAATAA